The following are encoded together in the Weissella soli genome:
- a CDS encoding ABC transporter ATP-binding protein, whose translation MSDELLIARDVSVAFKIAGEFQTALHKVNLDIHRGEVLALVGESGSGKSTFAMSIMGLHSRDQAKVTGSITLNGDELVGLSEEAFDTYRGATVGMIFQDPLSSLNPLMKIGDQIGEAITIHQSKKTNVHEHVIRLLDDVGIVNPQRVAEAYPHELSGGMRQRVMIAIALANEPDLIIADEPTTALDATIQAQILDLIKDIQEKKNAGILLITHDLGVVAEMADTVAVMYAGQIVEKASAVDLFEHPQHPYTRSLLRADPSDVNPGEELYAIPGTVPALKDMDHSKDLFLKRVPWLDVATVEATVDEELQDLGNGHFVRGNAWRSFEFIDVVKEDSIR comes from the coding sequence ATGAGCGACGAATTGTTAATTGCACGAGATGTATCTGTCGCCTTTAAAATTGCGGGAGAGTTCCAAACGGCACTGCATAAGGTGAACCTCGATATTCATCGGGGCGAGGTATTAGCCTTGGTAGGTGAGTCGGGATCGGGTAAGTCAACTTTTGCGATGAGTATTATGGGACTACATAGTCGTGATCAGGCAAAGGTGACCGGTTCAATTACATTAAACGGTGATGAACTGGTTGGATTGTCAGAAGAGGCTTTTGATACCTACCGCGGGGCAACGGTAGGTATGATTTTCCAGGATCCTTTGTCAAGTTTGAACCCGTTGATGAAAATTGGTGACCAGATTGGTGAGGCGATCACGATTCACCAATCAAAGAAGACAAATGTGCATGAACATGTGATTCGTTTACTCGATGATGTTGGTATTGTGAATCCACAACGGGTTGCGGAAGCCTATCCGCACGAACTATCTGGTGGGATGCGGCAACGTGTCATGATCGCGATTGCATTAGCCAATGAACCAGATTTGATTATTGCCGATGAGCCAACCACAGCCTTGGATGCCACCATTCAAGCACAAATCCTAGATTTGATTAAGGATATTCAAGAAAAGAAAAATGCGGGTATTTTACTAATTACGCATGATCTAGGCGTTGTGGCTGAAATGGCTGACACCGTGGCAGTGATGTATGCCGGTCAGATCGTCGAGAAGGCTAGCGCAGTGGATTTGTTTGAACATCCTCAGCATCCCTATACTCGTTCATTGTTGCGGGCTGACCCATCTGACGTCAATCCAGGGGAAGAGTTATACGCCATTCCTGGTACGGTACCAGCCTTGAAGGATATGGATCACTCCAAAGATCTGTTCTTGAAGCGTGTGCCATGGTTGGATGTAGCCACGGTCGAAGCGACCGTTGATGAAGAACTCCAAGACTTGGGTAACGGACACTTTGTCCGCGGTAACGCCTGGCGTAGTTTTGAGTTTATTGATGTTGTGAAAGAGGATAGTATACGATGA
- a CDS encoding ATP-binding cassette domain-containing protein — protein sequence MSELVRIENLQVYYPIRSGFLNRITDNVKAVDDVSFVIEAGKTYGLVGESGSGKSTIGKSLVGLEDPTSGKILFEGKEVTTIKQKKALNYNKDVQMVFQDSQSSLNPRKTIGEIIAEPLKSFGVPGKIEAGYQGERSFDQVLIDQRVLELLEIVGLPARTITQYPFQFSGGQRQRIGVARALASNPRLIVADEPVSALDLSVQAQVLNFMKKIQRDYGISFLFISHDLGVVKYMTDNIAIMHNGRFVEVGTTADIFNNPQHIYTKRLLSAIPSLNVRERGEKRAIRKAVEQEFQNNKTKYYEKDGTRDKAYDLAPVAGSMTHFSAVKREEN from the coding sequence ATGAGCGAATTAGTCAGAATTGAAAATTTACAAGTCTATTATCCAATCCGTTCAGGCTTTTTGAATCGTATCACGGATAATGTCAAAGCGGTTGATGACGTGTCCTTTGTCATCGAGGCCGGTAAAACATATGGCTTAGTGGGTGAATCAGGATCAGGCAAGTCAACCATTGGGAAGTCATTGGTGGGATTGGAAGATCCCACGAGTGGCAAAATTTTGTTTGAAGGAAAAGAAGTCACCACCATCAAACAAAAGAAGGCCCTGAACTACAACAAAGATGTTCAAATGGTTTTTCAGGATAGTCAATCATCTTTGAACCCGCGCAAGACCATTGGTGAAATCATTGCGGAACCTTTGAAGAGCTTCGGGGTACCAGGCAAGATTGAAGCGGGTTACCAAGGTGAACGGTCGTTTGATCAAGTGCTCATTGACCAACGTGTGTTAGAGTTATTGGAGATTGTCGGCTTACCAGCACGGACCATTACCCAATACCCCTTCCAATTCTCGGGTGGTCAACGCCAACGAATCGGGGTGGCGCGGGCTTTAGCGTCAAATCCGCGTTTAATTGTGGCTGATGAGCCAGTGTCGGCATTGGATTTATCAGTGCAAGCGCAAGTCTTAAATTTCATGAAAAAGATTCAGCGTGATTATGGCATTAGTTTTTTGTTCATCTCACATGATTTGGGTGTGGTGAAGTATATGACTGATAATATTGCCATCATGCACAATGGTCGTTTCGTTGAAGTCGGCACCACGGCCGACATTTTTAACAATCCGCAACATATCTACACGAAACGCTTACTTTCAGCGATTCCGAGTCTGAATGTCCGCGAACGTGGTGAAAAACGCGCTATTCGTAAAGCGGTTGAGCAAGAGTTTCAAAACAATAAGACGAAGTACTACGAAAAAGATGGTACTCGTGATAAGGCATACGATCTCGCGCCGGTTGCTGGTTCAATGACGCATTTTTCAGCCGTGAAGAGAGAGGAGAACTAA
- the msrA gene encoding peptide-methionine (S)-S-oxide reductase MsrA — translation MAEQTAIFAGGCFWCMVQPFDTLAGIEKVLSGYTGGHKDNPTYEEVSAHTTGHTEAVKVWFDDAVISYKELVDLYWQVTDPTDAMGQFQDRGDNYRPVIFVNSPEQRAIAEESKQALVASKVFGDEPIVVTIEDAQTFWIAEDYHQDFYKKNVDRYEAEHAPRQDFIDAHWGVNEG, via the coding sequence ATGGCAGAACAAACAGCCATTTTTGCAGGGGGATGTTTTTGGTGCATGGTGCAACCATTTGACACGTTAGCCGGGATTGAAAAGGTTCTTTCAGGATATACCGGTGGCCACAAGGATAATCCGACTTACGAAGAAGTGTCAGCCCACACAACGGGTCACACTGAAGCGGTCAAGGTATGGTTTGATGATGCTGTCATTTCATACAAGGAATTAGTTGATCTCTATTGGCAAGTGACTGATCCAACGGATGCCATGGGTCAATTCCAAGACCGGGGTGATAATTACCGACCAGTGATTTTCGTCAACTCTCCTGAGCAGCGGGCCATTGCTGAAGAATCAAAGCAAGCATTGGTTGCAAGCAAAGTCTTTGGTGATGAACCTATCGTGGTCACTATCGAAGATGCCCAGACTTTCTGGATTGCAGAAGATTATCATCAAGACTTCTACAAGAAAAATGTCGATCGTTATGAAGCCGAACATGCCCCTCGCCAAGACTTTATTGATGCACATTGGGGTGTCAACGAAGGGTAA